A region of the Bacillus sp. NP247 genome:
ATAAATAAGTCCTGTTGTCAGAATATATACTGTAGCTGCACCGCGAAGAACTCCAAACTGCTCTGAATGTCCGAATGTGGCTGTCCCAAAACTACTTAATAGTAGAATTACCGCCACTAAAATGTTGCTTTCAATTGTGAAGAAACTAAAAAAATTAACTGGATTGAATGGTTTCACTTGTGCTCTTGTAACAAATTGAGTAATAAGTGCACTAAATGCTAAAAGACTTAAAAGCAATCTATATATCGCTATCATTTTTGAACTGCTCATAACACATATCCCCCCTCTTTTTATTTATGATTGAAATTCTCTTTTATATGCTCAATAAATAACTTTAATGGTACGAGTCCACGTTTCGGCATGTGACTACTAATAGCCGCTACGAGTTCTAACTGCGGAATGATAATAATGTATTGCCCTCCGTATCCCATAGCAAAATACATACAATGCGGTATGTGAAATCTTTCGTCATTTAATACCCACCAGTGATACCCATATGCCCCGACATGGTCATATGTTTCAAATAGAGCCTCACTTGATTCTGTTAACCATTTCGATGATACAATTTCATTTCCCTTCCAATATCCATTCTGCAAACATAATTTCCCAAGCTTTAATAAATCTATAGATTTCATTTTCATACCGAATCCGCCGACATATGTACCTTGCGGGTCTTGTTGCCACTCATATTCCGTAATGTCTAACGGCTCAAATAAATATTTTTTGGCAAACCGCTCTGTCGACATACCAGTTGCTTCTTGGATAATATAACTAAGTAAATGTGAAGAGCCTGAATTATAATTCATTTTCGTACCCATATCTTCAATGAGCGGCTTTTCTAAAATATATTGCACCCAGTTTTTTGATTCTACAAAGTCATTTGGGAAAACGACCCCATTCCCAAACTCTTTCCAATCTTCTCCCGTTGTCATCGTTAATAAATGATAAAGCGTTAAATCTCTTTTTTCCTCTGGTACATTTGAAATCCACGTTGTGATTGAATTATGTATATCATTTATATAGCCTTTATCAATCGCAATACCAATTAATATAGATACGATACTTTTTGTAATCGAATTAATTTTATATAATTCATTTTTACAGTCACTCGTTTTAAAATACTCAGTCGTTAATTCTCCCTTTTGGTAAACAAGAAATGTATTAACTTTTTTCTTTTCAAATTTATTTTGTAATTGCTCAAAATTCAAGAAATCTTCCTCCATTTAAATAATTATGTAATATTTATTGTTCATCTCGTTCTTTCTATTAAATCATATTTGTTTTTAAAATAAAAAAATAAACTTGCCAGCCTCAATTAGCTGACAAGTTTATTTTTATAATTTCGTTCGAACATTCCAAAGCTCTGGGAAGAAACGTTGATTAAGCACTCGCTTTAAATAAGATACGCCAGAAGAGCCACCTGTTCCCATTTTATGACCAATAATTCGTTCTACTGTTTTCATATGACGGAAACGCCATTGTTGTAGCCAGTCTTCAATATCAATTAATTTCTCTGCAAGTTGATATAAATCCCAATATTTCTTAACGTCCGCATATACTTCTATCCAAGCAGCTTCTACAGTTGCATCCTCTTCGTATGGCTGTGTAATATCACGATTTAACACGTCGTTATGAATTGGGAAACCTTCTTTAACAAGCGCTTGTATCGCAACGTCATACAAACTTGGCGAATGAAGCGCTTTATGAAGACGACCATGTAATTCTGGATCTTTTTCATAAATCTTTAATGCATGCGGTGTTTTATAACCAAGTGCATACTCAATCATTCGATATTGATACGATTGAAACCCTGACGCCTGACCAAGTGAATCACGAAACTCAATATATTCTGATGGTGTTAATGTCGCAAGAATATCCCAAGATTGAATAATTTGCGACTGGATTTTTGATACGCGTGCTAACATTTTAAATGCTGGTGCTAATTTATCATTTTTAATAGATTCAATTGCTGCATTAAGTTCATGTAAAATGAGTTTCATCCAAAGCTCACTTGCTTGGTGAATAATGATAAATAACATTTCATCATGATGATCTGATAATCTCTTTTGACTAGATAATAAGCTATCTAATTGTAAATACTCTCCATACGTCATATTTTCCTTAAAGTCCGTGTGAATCCCTTTTTCCATAATTACTTTTTCGTTTTCTTTCATATTAGTCAAACGCCCCTTTTAACATGTCTATTTATATTCGTCTAATAACAGCGCGAACTGGACTTCCATCTGCATCTGTTAATGCAAGTGGTAATGCAATTAGTTCGTAATCGCCGTCTGCTACGTGCTCTAGTACGACATTTTCTAAAATGTGAATTCCATGTTTAAATAATTGATGATGTGCTGCTAATTCTTTATCATCTAACGGATCTACTGAAGGTACATCCACCCCAATTAAACGAATACCCTTATCTGAAAGAAACGGTGCAATATCAGCACGTAAATACGGGATTTTTTCTGGGAATTCTTGCGCTTTACCATGTGAAGATGTACGTAATAATAATCGCTCTACACCTTCTAAGTTAAAACGTTCTAATTCCTTTTTACCGATACTCTCCAGCCCTGAAACATCGATAACTCGTGCTGCGCCTACGTATACTTGTATATCTAAATCTAACACCTTCTTGCCGTCATTATCGAAATGAAAAGGTGCATCAATATGAGTACCTGTATGGATACTCATCGTTAACTTTCCGACATTGACTGAACCACTGTCTTCTTTTGACCATGAAACTTCATACGAGAATGGCGTATCCCCTGGCCATGTCGCGATATCATTATTTAGCGGTTGTGAAATATCAATCCACTGCGATGTTTTCATGCTTACGCCACAACCTCTCGCTTATTTTCAAAGTTTTTATATTCTTCATTTTTCATAATGTTCTTTAAAATTTGTACAGATTTCCATACTTCCTCATACGTATTGTATAAAGCAACAGGCGCAAGTCTAACTCCATTTGGAGCTCTAAAGTCTGGAATCACTCCATTTGCTTTTAAAGCTTTACATATACGTGCCGCCTCAGCATGTTCTAAATAAATATGCCCGCCTCGTTTTTCATCCTCTAGCGGATTTCCGATTGTAAATCCCATATCATTTAACTCCAATTGAATTAAATTGAGCATATATCTTGTTATATGTAATGA
Encoded here:
- the kynA gene encoding tryptophan 2,3-dioxygenase, yielding MKENEKVIMEKGIHTDFKENMTYGEYLQLDSLLSSQKRLSDHHDEMLFIIIHQASELWMKLILHELNAAIESIKNDKLAPAFKMLARVSKIQSQIIQSWDILATLTPSEYIEFRDSLGQASGFQSYQYRMIEYALGYKTPHALKIYEKDPELHGRLHKALHSPSLYDVAIQALVKEGFPIHNDVLNRDITQPYEEDATVEAAWIEVYADVKKYWDLYQLAEKLIDIEDWLQQWRFRHMKTVERIIGHKMGTGGSSGVSYLKRVLNQRFFPELWNVRTKL
- a CDS encoding serine hydrolase codes for the protein MNFEQLQNKFEKKKVNTFLVYQKGELTTEYFKTSDCKNELYKINSITKSIVSILIGIAIDKGYINDIHNSITTWISNVPEEKRDLTLYHLLTMTTGEDWKEFGNGVVFPNDFVESKNWVQYILEKPLIEDMGTKMNYNSGSSHLLSYIIQEATGMSTERFAKKYLFEPLDITEYEWQQDPQGTYVGGFGMKMKSIDLLKLGKLCLQNGYWKGNEIVSSKWLTESSEALFETYDHVGAYGYHWWVLNDERFHIPHCMYFAMGYGGQYIIIIPQLELVAAISSHMPKRGLVPLKLFIEHIKENFNHK
- the kynB gene encoding arylformamidase encodes the protein MKTSQWIDISQPLNNDIATWPGDTPFSYEVSWSKEDSGSVNVGKLTMSIHTGTHIDAPFHFDNDGKKVLDLDIQVYVGAARVIDVSGLESIGKKELERFNLEGVERLLLRTSSHGKAQEFPEKIPYLRADIAPFLSDKGIRLIGVDVPSVDPLDDKELAAHHQLFKHGIHILENVVLEHVADGDYELIALPLALTDADGSPVRAVIRRI